In Cydia splendana chromosome 3, ilCydSple1.2, whole genome shotgun sequence, one DNA window encodes the following:
- the LOC134806353 gene encoding uncharacterized protein LOC134806353, translating to MSYPIKYLSLQKAELEYEVILRGGSTGSVQDLRSQIVKLAIPPEDILESHLEPAVDLDAVKDSLTKSQTMLASLKSKFDKTLFLRTENLLHHIYHRLRRISNVSATLVDQHKNYCTTFNNQYKEITTLRPASTSNANAVSVLEPEATAVLHCDRNLTSDLAKLKYSGKACVFSFIQRVEEFVEVRNISKDRVLKFAYEIFTDDALHWFRCNKESFQSWDDVVVLLKKDFSPKNYDYRLTNEIKYRTQGEQENISIYLSIMHGMFSRLVKPLSEEEKLEIILHNIRPCYASTLAASPEIKDLKTLKTLCTNYEDIQSRISLFHEPPRVTSETLAPEFAYTKYHKNNIYYTNKNYQNTNSNEKQKNYCNQNKYPNYSSSYNYNKSKTTEEKPTTTNAVQATANSTKNVNTASNSRKYCPRCRTDTHSLKECKQPHFPICFKCGNKGVRYPDCKSCNPKDAKN from the coding sequence ATGTCGTacccaattaaatatttgtcactACAAAAAGCTGAGCTTGAATATGAGGTGATCCTTAGAGGTGGTTCAACTGGTTCGGTGCAGGACCTCCGAAGCCAGATAGTAAAATTGGCCATACCTCCTGAGGACATTTTGGAATCACATTTAGAGCCTGCGGTTGACCTTGATGCTGTTAAAGACAGTCTAACAAAATCCCAAACGATGCTAGCATCCCTCAAATCTAAATTTGATAAGACCCTGTTCTTGCGTACCGAAAATCTACTACACCACATATATCACAGATTAAGGCGTATCTCAAACGTTAGTGCCACGTTAGTTGACCAGCACAAAAATTATTGCACTACCTTTAACAACCAATACAAAGAAATTACGACGTTGAGGCCGGCATCAACCTCAAATGCAAATGCAGTCTCAGTTTTGGAACCTGAAGCTACGGCGGTACTCCACTGTGATCGTAACCTGACTTCTGACTTGGCAAAACTAAAGTACTCTGGAAAAGCCTGCGTTTTTTCTTTCATTCAAAGAGTTGAAGAATTCGTAGAGGTTAGGAATATATCAAAGGATCGTGTATTGAAGTTTGCCTACGAGATTTTCACTGATGACGCATTACATTGGTTCCGTTGCAATAAAGAAAGTTTTCAAAGCTGGGACGATGTCGTCGTCCTATTAAAAAAAGACTTTAGTCCAAAGAATTACGACTATCGCCtgactaatgaaataaaatatcgtACGCAAGGGGAACAAGAAAACATTTCTATTTACTTGTCTATTATGCATGGCATGTTTTCGCGATTGGTTAAACCGTTGTCTGAGGAAGAAAAACTCGAAATTATCTTACATAACATCCGGCCATGTTATGCCAGCACCCTAGCCGCTTCACCTGAGATCAAGGACCTAAAGACATTAAAAACCCTTTGCACAAACTATGAGGACATTCAGTCACGCATATCCTTGTTTCATGAACCGCCTAGGGTGACTTCTGAGACTCTAGCCCCAGAATTTGCCTACactaaatatcataaaaataatatctactacacaaataaaaactaccaaaatacaaattcaaatgaaaaacAGAAAAACTACTGTAATCAAAACAAATATCCTAACTACTCGAGCTCTTACAACTACAACAAATCTAAAACTACAGAGGAAAAGCCTACTACTACTAATGCTGTACAAGCGACAGCAAACAGTACAAAAAATGTCAACACTGCTAGTAACTCGCGTAAGTACTGTCCTAGGTGTCGCACTGATACACACTCTTTGAAAGAATGCAAACAGCCACACTTCCCTATCTGTTTTAAATGTGGTAATAAAGGTGTACGCTATCCTGATTGTAAATCCTGTAATCCTAAAGATGCAAAAAACTAA